The following DNA comes from Myxococcales bacterium.
TTGGCGCCTGCCTCGGGCGTCGTCGACACCACGAAGAAGGTACCCGCGACCTCCGCTCCCCCGTCTTGGCTGCCAGCTGCAGAAGCTCCGTCGCGCAACCCGGCGTCGTCAAGTGCAGAGGGTCCCTGGCCCGAGTCTGCCCCTGGGTCGAAGTCGCACGCGGCGAGCAACGCGCAAAGACACAGAATCGCAGGAAGGCGGCGGCTGTTGGGCTTCACGAGGCGGACTCCTGGCCAGGGCTGGTGTGTGAGCAAAGGGCGGGGCGAATGGCGAAGCCGAGTGAGCCCCGCCGACACCGCGCAGCGTACACCACGGGCCCTCCTCCCCCTCAACCTGGCGCCAAAGCGGGTCGAGGCGCCTGTGTGTTGAAAGGACGGCGATGTCGATTTGTTCAGCCGCGCGGAAAAAATCGCAGAGGGCTGGCCGAGACCTCGGAAACGCCTGCAAGCCGCAGGCGGGCTGGACTCTTTCGGAGGAAAGAACGTGAAGCGAACAAATCAGATCAAGAAAACCCGCAAACTCCCACCCTTCGTCCCGCAACTGGCATCTATGCTCCTGCGTTTCGTGGGGTTGCTCGTGCTCGATCACTACCTGCAGTACCTGCAGTACCTGCAGTAAACACAGGCAGATCACCCATCGCGCCGCCCCGCGGGGGGGAGGGGCGCGATGGGTGGGATCACGGCCTGCAGTTAGGATGGACGTCCTGTGCTGAGTTCCCTGTGACCGTCACGGCGTCATCGAACTCGATGGGCGCGCTGCAGGTCAGGCCGACAGCGTTGTCGAAAATTTGAACCCTGCGCAGCCGCCTCGGGAACCGGGGACTTTGCACGATGATTCCATCGATGTTGTCCGACACGGAGGTGTCTTCGATAGAAAACACCGCATCGTTGAGCAGAATGCCGCTTTCGTTCCGGGTCACGGTGCAGCTGTTCATCGAGAGCGTGCTACCGGTGACCACGAGGCCAGGGCCACGGTTGTCGGAAAGGTCGATGGCCTGGGCCTCCACAATGGCTGATTTGACACGTAAGCCTAGCGACGACCCCTTGAACTCCAAGTTCCTCAGGAACACCTCGCCCCCCGTCACGTCCAGGCCGGGGCTTGTGACGCCGCCGCCCGAGATGATGGGCCTCGTGGCACCGGCGCCGATGATGGCGATTTTGCCGGGACCCGCGTAGATGGCCTCCTTCGTGTGGCCCTTGACCAGCACCAGCGCCTTGCCCTGCGAGGCCTCCAGCGCCGCCTGCAGGTTCGTGCCTTGCACCACGACCGTCTCGGCCGCCGACGCGCACCGCCCGTCCTCGTGGTCCATGCAGATGCCAGGCCCCGCGGGGTCCCGCACCGCGCACTCCGCATCCTGCCCGCACGTGCGGCAGCTGTTCGTGGCCGCGTCACAGATGGGCGTCATGCCCGTGCACGCGCCCTGTGCTCCCGGCGTGCACGTCACGCATTGACCCGCAAGAGGCCCCTCCGCCGCACACACAGGTGTCAGAGGCACGTCCGCGCACGACGAGCCACCGGGCCCTGGTCCCGCCGTGCACGGCACGCACTTTCCCGTCACACACAGCGGCCGCCCAGGGTCCAGCGCCACGCACTCCGCTGTGCTTTTGCACTCCGGGGGCGCCGCCGCGTCCACCCCCCCGGCGTCCTCAAAGCCCCCGTCGCTGCCGGGCTGCTCCGGCCCGGCCGCGTCCTGCGCGTCCGTTACCGCCGCGTCCCCGCCGGCGTCGGCCAGGTCTACCGAAGGGGAAAAGGAGCAGGCGCCGACGAGTTGGCAGCACGCAAAGGTCATGGCAAGTCTGCGCAGCCGGCGGTCCATGGCCTCAGGGCCTACAGGTGGTGTCGATGTTGAACTCGGGGGACATCATCGGCTTGTTCCGGGCCGCCGTCACCGTGCTGTCGAGGTCGATGGACCCGCCGATGCACTTGAGCCCTGCTTCTTTGTTGTCGTTGATTTGCACGTTCCGCAGGCGCTTGGGCGAGCGAGGGCTTTGCACCAAGATGCCCCCGAACCTGTTGTTTGAGTACATACCTTCGTCGTTGTCGGAGGCGGAGGTGTTTTCAATTGTGAATGCCGCGTCGTCGAGGACAATGCCCCCGCGGTTCTTGGAGACGGAGCAATTGCGTATGTGTATGGTCGACGCTTTGGCCTTCAGCCCGGGGTTCGATAATTGAAACTCCAAGTTCCTCAGGAACACCTCGCCCCCCGTCACGTCCAGGCCGGGGCTTGTGACGCCGCCGCCCGAGATGATGGGCCTCGTGGCACCGGCGCCGATGATGGCGATTTTGCCGGGACCCGCGTAGATGGCCTCCTTCGTGTTGCCCTTGACCAGCACCAGCGCCTTGCCCTGCGAGGCCTCCAGCGCCGCCTGCAGGTTCGTGCCTTGCACCACGACCGTCTCGGCCGCCGACGCGCACCGCCCGTCCTCGTGGTCCATGCAGATGCCAGGCCCCGCGGGGTCCCGCACCGCGCACTCCGCATCCTGCCCGCACGTGCGGCAGCTGTTCGTGGCCGCGTCACAGATGGGCGTCATGCCCGTGCACGCGCCCTGTGCTCCCGGCGTGCACGTCACGCATTGACCCGCAAGAGGCCCCTCCGCCGCACACACAGGTGTCAGAGGCACGTCCGCGCACGACGAGCCACCGGGCCCTGGTCCCGCCGTGCACGGCACGCACTTTCCCGTCACACACAGCGGCCGCCCAGGGTCCAGCGCCACGCACTCCGCTGTGCTTTTGCACTCCGGGGGCGCCGCCGCGTCCACCCCCCCGGCGTCCTCAGAGCCCCCGTCGCTGCCGGGCTGCTCCGGCCCGGCCGCGTCCTGCGCGTCCGTTACCGCCGCGTCCCCGCCGGCGCATATGCGCGTCGCCTTGTTGCAGAGCCGGCTGGCTGGGCACTGCTCGTCCCTGTCGCAAAACGGCCCCACTGTTTCGGTCTCGCAGGCCTGCAGACTCGACATCACCATCAATACAGCCGCAAGGCTGATGACTTTGCTCGTGCACTTCATCAGAAACTCCCCGCGAGCAGAAGCCCGCCTGGCAACAGGTTGACGCCCACCACAGGGGCCTTGGAGCTGGCGCCCGGCTGCTCGCCGCGGGCGTACCACCACAGCGCTCCGGATGCCAGGAACACAGCAGCCCCGCCTGCCGCGAGCGCTTTTCCTTCTGTCGCGGTCCGGTAGTAGTCACGCTCGATGCCCGTGCTGGTTTGCCGGGTGTCCGCGACGGTGCCATCGATGAGCCAAAGCGTCGTCCCGGCGGCCAGCACCGCCACGCCCACAACCACCCCCGTCAGCGGCAGGTAGCTCTTCCAGGTACTGGGCTCGTCGTCCTTGGTCTCGACCAGCTGCACCACGGGCCCCGCCGCCAGGGGCTTGCTCGTCTTGTCGACGAACGAGCGATAAAGCGCCTTCGTACGGGCGTACGCACGCGGTTTCGGCGCGGTGAAGTCACTGGTGAACACGGTCTCGTCCTCCGCAATGACCCGCCCACTGACCGACTCGCGAATTTCCAGCCGCAGCGAAAACGTTCCAGCGGGGCCGCCCGGGTCCTCATGGGCAACCGCGAACAACAGGTAGGGCGCGCCCAAGGTCGATCCGAGTGTGGTGTAGCAGGCTGGCTCCTGACAGTTGGGCGACACAGCCGCCCTCTGCAGACGTGCCCGCGTGTCACCCTCTGCCTGCACGTCAGCGCCTTCGTCTGCCAGAGCGTCACGAACGCCCTCTTCGAGCAGCTGGCTCACCCCCGGCGCGCCCTCCAAGGGCAAGAATGCCAGTTTGCCGATGGCCGGCGACGCCGCCTCCGACGGGGTCGATAGCAAGCACAGCGCGCCCATCGCAGCCAAAGCCGCCAATACCTGTCGTTTCCAGATGCCCCAGGAGTTCGTCACGGCCGCGTATTTACGAATGGTGACCAAGTCGTGTCAAGCGACCGCCAGGTTGGGCCCTTGGCTCGGGGGCGCGGTCCCGCGCCTGCACGCCCGGCATGCCTCGCTTCTTGGCGAACGCCCGCGCGACCTCTGCGAATAGGAGCCTTTTCCACAAGGAAACTCGTAGGATACGACATCATGCCCACCGTGCTTCGATCCGGTCCATACCGGCTCTATTTCTACAGCCACGAGCCAGACGAACCTCCCCATGTGCACGTTGACCGGGACAGTCGAACGGCGAAATTCTGGATTGCACCGGTCGGGTTGGCGCTAACCTTGGGGTTCGCTGCTCGCGAGCTTGCAAAGCTTGAACGTCAGGTGTCTGAAAACCAAAACACACTGATCGAGGCATGGGATGAATACTTTTCTTCCGAACCCGGGTGAACGCATCGTCAACGTTGAAGTTGATTCGGACTCTGTTGCCGCCCATCTCGCCGACGGAAGAATCATTTCGGTGCCCCTCGTGTGGTTTCCCCGTCTGCTTCATGCGACGGCAGAGCAACGCGCGAACTGGAGCATCTCAGGCGGCGGCTACGGAATACACTGGGCCGATATTGACGAAGACATAAGCGCACACGGACTCCTTCGAGGAGTTCCTGCAGCGGTCCCCCGCCGACAAGGCGCGGCCTAAACATGCGCCTAAGTTAGGCAGGCGCCTCGATGGCCGCCGGGCGACGCTGAGTGATGCATTGCGCCCGCTTTCCCCTATACTGCCGAGCCATCATGTCTATCGGCTCCACACGCAGGTCCTGGGCTCGTTGGCTCTCGTTTCCCCTTGTCCTTTGCTTCGTCACGGCGGCCGTCGAAGCCCCCTACGCTCAGGCGGCCGAGCCGGAGGTGGACGTGGAGGCTCTCATCAAGCGGGGAAACGAACTGCGCACCAAAGGCAAGGACTTCGAAGCCTACCACTACTTTCGCCGGGCCTATGACACCCGCTCGACACCGCGCACCGCGGGGCAACTGGGCCTCGTCGAGTTCGCGCTCGAGCGGTGGGTGGATGCCGAGCTGCATTTGCAAGAGGCGCTGGCATCGTCGAACGACCCTTGGGTCAAAGAAAACAACGACATCTTTCTGTCGTCCCTCGCGACCGTGCGTACCCACCTTGGCGATCTCGATATTCGAGGCGGGCCCCCAGGGGCGCTGGTGACCGTCGGCAGCCTGCCTGCGGTCGAGCTTCCCCTGCCACGGCCCCTGCGCGTGGCCGCAGGTCATGTTGCAGTTTACGTCACCGTGGGGAGCAAGGTACTTACCGCCTCGAAGGCCTTCGTCCGTGCGGGAAGCTCCACCATCCTGCAGCTTCCCGACGCTCCTGGCGATGCCCCCGCCCACGAACCGATCTTGCAGCTTGCGCCGCCGGGGAAAATGGCCGGCCCACAGGATAGGGCGACGGTAACCACCGAGCCTTCCCCTCCCCGCGCCGCGGCCCCCGGTGAGGGGCTTCGTCTGGCAGGATGGCTCGTGGGCACCCTGGGCCTGGCCGCCGTGGGGACCGGAATCTATGCGAGCTTTCGTGTCAAAGAGCTCGAGAGTGACTACGCGAACCCTGCCAACGCCGAAAGGCGGCCCGCCCTCGAAACACAGGGAACAAACATGGAGCGTTTGCAATACGCAAGCTACGCACTGGGCGCGGTCGCGCTGGGCTTGGGGGCTTTCCTTTACTACAAAGGCTACCAGCGAAAGGAAAGGCGCGTTGCCATCGATGTGGAGGTGACCCAGGGGTTCGGCTTGGCGTTGCTCCTCGAGGGCCGTGCCTGGTGACGCCCCCCAAGGGTTATGTTCTCTATCGGCTCTCGCTCTCACGGGGATGGGCCCCTCGCCCTGCGTACCACGACTTCCTCGTGGGACATGACGACAAAGCGCTGCGGGCTCGAGCCGACGCCTGGCTCGAGGAGCAGGTAGTCGTGCGGGCGCGGGCCTGTGAGATAGCCGCTGATCGTTGGCAGGTGGCTGGCTACGTTGTGCGTATCGGCCGGGACCTGCACGGCGCCTTCAATCCATCACGGAGCCTCTGGGTGGCGAAACGGGGTGCGGAGATCCTCTTGCGCTGGAACCTATGCCCGGTGGGTTTCCGCTGGCGCCGAAACCACCCGGTGCAGATTTCACGCTGCCGCTCGCGGAGATCGATCACTTCCGTACGTTCTAAATTTAGGCCGATGAGGGCGTGAATCATCCTGGGACTTCTTCATGATACGCCGTTCGCCCGACGATCCGCGCGTGATTCTCGACACCCTCCGGGGGCCGTTCGAGCTACGTCGGCCACGCTTTCCAGGTGAGACGCCTGCGATCGAGTATCACGCCGGCGATATCATCATCGAGCAGTGCCTCGACGAGGTGCTGACATGGCAAAGTATGCGGGTCTTCGATCTGCTCGATCGTGTGGGTGGATTCGTATCGCTCACGGATTCTCAGGCTCTCAGGCGGACGATCTTGGACAGCCTCTCGGCCGGTTGGCTCATCGTCGCAACCATCGAAGGAAACGGCGACAAGGGTGACCCCGGGTGGGATGCCGTGGATGCCTTCAGAGCCGCCGTCGGACGTACCTTCCGACACGGCGGAGCCGCCTATCGGCTGGTCTTCCGAGAAGACGCCGATCTCGTGCGGCGCGAGGGTGGCTACGACGCGATCTCCGCCATGCACGCACAGCGTATCGTAGCGGCAGCAGCAAAGGAGGCGAAGCTGCCAGGTCTGGTCGAGACCTTGGTGGCGCATATCGTCGACCTGAACAGTCCTGCCTCACAACATGGCTTCGTCCTGCTGAGAAAGCCTATCCCGGTCGCCCGACCGCAGGTGGCGACACAACCCTTGACGCCTTCGCAGCTGGCCCCGCAGGCGACGCCACGCTCCCATCGTCTCATCCTCGAGGTCGCCTTCGCAGACGGTACCGCGGTGGGGAACGCCGCCTACGAGCTTGCGGGGCCGGGGGGGCCTTGCCAGGGGCGGCTCGACCCAAAAGGTAGCGCCGTATGGAGCGAGGTGAAACGTGGCGCCTACACGCTCACCATACCCAACCTCCCCAAGAAGGAAGGGTGAGCCGCCCCATGAGCAAAGTAGGACGTTCGGAGAGGACGCGGCTGGAATCGGCTCGCACGGAGCATTTCTTCCGTGGCCTGCGCTTGCCGTTGGCTTTACCAGGTTGCAAGGGCAAAGGCGGTGAGCTGCTGCGAGAAGACGATCTGGAAGTCCTGGCAAGAAACAACGAAAGCGGCGCCAACGGCCTGTTCCCCATCGGTCTTTATCAAACGTGGCACAATGGCATTCACCTCTGGTCCGCGCGGGGGACGCCAGTACACGCCCTGTGTGACGGAACGATCGTCGCTGCCTGCCTGGGTGAGCGCTCGCGTGAGCGTAACGTTTTCGGCTCACGCGGCTTCGTTCTCGTGCGCCACACCATCACGTGCCCCCAACCGCAGGAAGAGAAGCTCTGGCGGAAACCCAAACGGCTCGAGAATCTGACCTTTTTCGCCTTGTACCAGCACCTCGAGGGGCTATCGGGTACGGATGAACTGGCGCCTTGGCTTTTGCACCTTCGACCGTACCTCCTGCAGGGCAAGCCAGCCGATGGGACCTACGTCAAGCTCAACGGCACGACCGCGGCACGAAAAGGCGGGAAGCGTACGATCGCCGAGCTGCGCTCCGAACCTCAGCCTTACCGCCGAGGGAAGTCTGAGGAGTGGGCCGCCGGTAAGACCACCCTCTTCAGGGCACCTTCGGGCTCCGTGGCTCATGCACGCGAGGAGACCAAGGGACCGTTTCGGCTCGTGCGTGTGCTGGGCGTCGGCAACGGCGATCCGAAGGAGGGCTGGGTCTCGTTCACCTCGGCGACAGTTCAAGAAATCCCCGGCATGGCAAGCCAGATCCAGAAGCTCGTAGCCGGTGGTGTCACGCCGCTCGAGATACCAGTGTTCGCCGGTGAAGTGCTCGGCTGGGCTGGACACATCCAGCCCGAACACGACGAACTACGCGCGGGCTCCACGCCGTCCAGCGGCATCCACCTGGAGATCTTCGGCGATGAAGCCTTCGCCAAGACGACTGCAGACGCCTTTACATGGCTTGCAGATGACACGGACAAAGACGTCATGGCCGAACTTGGCCCGACGCTCGAGAAGCTCAAGGATGCCGACCTCGTCGCGATGCTGAAGAAGCTCGCCTTCGATTGCGTTGAGGGCAAGCTGGCGACCAGCCCGCCGACACGGGCTCAGTTTCTCTCCGAAGTTTCGGCATCAACGAAGGCAAAGCTCCGCCGGCTTGCGACCAAGAACACCTCCTACTGGGCGATCGACTGGGAAGCCGTTGCTGCGCGAAGCCCGGCGTGGCAGCAGAGGTACAGGCTCACCCAGATGGAGATGAAGGACGCGAACCGCTATTCTTGGTGGCGACAGCTTCTGCCCGAGGCGAAAGCGCTGGGACTTCCTCCGAACGCAGTCGCCCATCACGTTCATCCGATAGGCTTCATGAAGCATATCTTGCAACGGCAGATGCCTCATCCTGTCTTCTACGCTGAGGTGGGCGAGCGGGTTCGGGCCGTTCATGGCGTCGACGTCTCTGACGCACCCTGGAAAGGCGGGATTGAAGTTTGGGTTCACGACCCAGGCCCCGAGGGCAGCGAAGACTGGTGTCTGGGCAAGGTGCTCCGCTACGGCAAGCGGCTCGGCCTGGCGGGGAACGATCCACCAGACCTCTACGACATGTTGATCGACGGAAAGAGTGTAGAGGTGAAATTGCCCGCCGAGGTGAAGCGAATCTGGGCTTCGCTATGGAACGTGGAGGGTGGGCTCGAAGCGGTCAACACCTACGACAACCAGTTCATCACCTTCGGACCATTCCAGCATGCAGGGGGAACGGGAGGCGATCCGGGGGAGCTGGCCGGGGTGCTTTCGCTGGTCAAGGAGCAGCACCCCGAGCTCTTTCATGAGCTGTTCACCGCGCGAGGCCTCGACGTGAAACGCGCGGGAGGCGGAGAGATGAAAACGGGTCACTTCATCTTCGATGGGCAGAAGCTCACGTCTCCCGCAGCGAAGGAAGCGCTGCGCGCGTTCTACCCCGCCTACCTTCTGCGCATGGCAATGGAACACGACGTCTTTCGCAACAGCTTCATGGCCCAAGGCCTGCGGCGGATGGACGTCATTCGAGGATGGTCCGCAACCCTCGAGACAAAGAACCAACCCATCGTTACCGTGCACCTTGCGGAGGCCTATCGCTCTGAGCTGGGGCAGGCCCTGATCTTGGATGCACACATCAACCGGCCCAATGTGGCCCGCAGGTGGAGTGTGGCGGTCGAGCGGGCGTGGGATCGAACGGTGCCTTTCACTAAATTTCGGCCTCGACAAGAGAGAAAGCTAGTCAACCGTTTCATATTCGAGCGCTTGACGTCCAGCCTGAATGATCCGTTCCGCCGCACAGCCCTTGTGTTGGCGTGCACCACCGACATCGACCGCGCATACCGAGACGAGCTGGCTGCAGATCTGTTCGACGCAGAGAAAAACGCCCCTGAAGATCTGAAGGAGGACCTCGACAAGGCCATCAAGCTCCGCGACAGTCTGGCAGAGGGCTTGAACACGGGCACAAAGGCCCAACAAGCCAAAGCGCGGACAGACTTCCAAAAGGCCTGCAAGGCGGTCGTCGCCCTCGAAGGGAGGAAGCCCTATGCCCAGCGGCTCTCGGATACACACCCCTTGTGGCCAGAACTCGCCGCACAGCTCGATGAGGCCATCGAACAACTCGCACGCAAGCGACGCACCCCATTCCTGACACGGGATAGACCTTCAACGACAAGGGACGCCCCCCCAAAATGATCCAAGCCTTTTTCTCAGTGTTTCTTCTGCTCGCAGCAGGCGGCGACGCGGCGCATTCCTTCAACGACGACAAAGCGGCCCGGGAAGCCATCCTGCGTACCGATCGCGAACGGATCTACGAAGAGTTCAAGGGTTTCCTCGACTCGGAAAAGACCAAGCCCATCGCCGAGGTCTTCGGAAATGTAGAGACGTTCGAAGAACTCGTTTGGAATGCGGCACCCCCAAATATACGGAGACGTTTGGAGCAGGCCTTCGAGCACCACAACGACCTCGCGAAGAGTCTCGAGTCTGGAATCTTCTTCGACCTTGACTTGGCTCTCAAGCACCGCGGGTTCGTTCGTGGCCTCATGATCGACGCAGCGGGAAAGGAGCTCGAATCGCTTCCTCACCTCGACTTTCTTCGTGTCTTCGAGAGCCTGTCGAAAGAGCCTCTCGATCTTCCCCGGCTCCGTCATCTCGGCCTCGACGGCCCCAACCTCATCGAGTTTCCGGATTGGATCTGGCAACTCGACAAGTTGGAGGCTTTCGAGATCGGCGGCGGACACACCTCTATTCCCGAAGGCATCGGCAAGCTCAAGAATCTCAGGTTTCTTGACCTATCGGAAAGCAAGCGGATCACGAGACTTCCGCCCAGCATCGGAGAGCTTTCTTCCCTGAGGTCACTCGACCTAGAACACAGCGCCGTCTCGGAGCTTCCACCCGAGATTGGCAAGCTCTCGAACCTCGAGCGCCTCAACTTCTACAGAACGCCCATCAAGACCCTGCCCCCCGAGATCGGCCAACTGCGTTCACTCCGCACCCTTATAGGGACTTTTTCCGAATTGACTTCGCTACCGAAGGAGGTCGGCAACCTCAAAAACCTCGTCGAGATCAAGGTCGGATTGGGCGAACATTCGATGGACTGCCCCTGGGCAGAGCTGGCCACTCTGCCGAAGCTCGAGTCGCTCCACTGCGCCGGACGCTCAGAGCCCCGGCCGTCTCCCCAGTGGGTGGGTCGCCTTGAAAGATACATGAACGGCCACTACATGTTGCCATCGCCCAAGCAGGTGCCGCGTCCGCTCGACCCCTACGAGTTCAAGGAGAAAATCCTCCGCCTACACGCCGCACACAACGACATGGACATCTTCAAGCTCCTGCTCGACCTATCGTTGATCCCCTGGACAACCAACAGGGATCGGTCTCTCTACAGCGACTACTTTCACCAGGAAACCACCGTGGCAGTGGACATTTTCGAGGAAGAGTTGCTCTTCCTCCCGCGCGAGAAGAAGCGCCTGAACGAGGTCGTGATGCAGATTCGCCTCACGGACGACCTGACCTCGTATCACGCGTTGGCCCTCTTCTATCGCAACGCCGAAGGCGTGTGGACATTCGCGCCCCGCACCTTTACCGTGCCACCTCTCGAAAAGGCAGGCCCGCCCTTCCGCTTCTCCTTCGCGCCTACCTACGGCAGCAAAGACCCTCGCAGGGGCCTCGTAGGAACGATCCGGGATGTGACCACGCGAGAGTTCACAGAAGAAGTCGTCGCGCTCTGGGCGAACCCGGTGGGACTTTTCGAGGACGCTCGCGCGACATTGTCTTCCCCGAGCTTCGAGGCCACCGAAAATGGCAGCTACCGCCTCATCATCAATCCAAAGAGCGCAGCCATACGCATTCGATTCTGCCCCCAGGACAAGTGCCGCACCAAGACTTTGAGGCTATGAGGTCGAGCCACATGGGCACACAAGAAGAACCCACGCCGCACAAGGAAACATCACTCACCGTCGAGGTACTGACGACGACCGAAGAACTCGCGAAGGGTGTTGAGCTGGAGCTGCCCGATGGCGACAAGCGCGTGCGCGTCATCATCGTACCCCGTCCCTTCGGCTTTTCGGGCTGACCCCAAGCGAAATCAAACCAACCCCGAGAGTCCGCGCGCGTGCAGCAACGGCGGCTGCACGCGCCCCGCGACACTACTCGACCGTGGTCCAGAGCAGCCGATCACCCGAAGGTTCGGTGCTCTGCGGATCCTGCTCCGCCGTGACGAAGAGCTGGAAGCTCTTGTACGGGGTGGTGGCGTCCATTTGGCCTTCCTGATTCTCCCCCAAGCTGAGTACGCCGAGATTCGAAGGTCCCGCCTCGGGGATCATGGGCTGCAGCCAAACGACGTAGTGACTTGCTTGGGCGCTCACCCGCTCGGGCGGTGCGAGATGCCTGACCTGCAGCTGGATCTCTCGCATGTTGTTACTTTCCTTGGCCACCTGCACCCGACCTTCCGCCGCAGGAACGGCCTCGCTTCGGTTCATGGTGACCTTGTTTGCGCAAGCTGCGACCGTGAAGGCCGTAGCTATCGTGAGCCATCCGAGTGTCTTGTTCATCCCCATCTCCCTTTACCGTTATTGATGCGGCGGTTTTTGGACCCGCCGCGAACGGAAAGGTGTGCAAGGAACGAACCAACGCACGCTGAGACACCCGGTGGCGCGTCAAACGCCTTTTACTGTTGCGTGGCCACGGGGTCACGTCCGATCCAGCGGGCCTTGCGGCTGAAGGCGACGGAAGGCGCTTCGTCAACGCTCACGGTGTCCTTGTCGTTCTTTATGTTCTTGGTCAGCGTGATCATGAACACCGTCGAGCTTCCTTGCCCTCCGATGATGACCGACCAGCCAAGGAACATGCGCCACATGCGGAACCAGCGCTGACCGTACTTGGCAACCACGAGGGCTTCGTTCTTGACCCAGTTGTCGTACCATTTTCGGATCGTTACGGAATAGTGAACGCCGCAGTTCTCCACCCGGTGCACCTCGAAGCCGGCCCTCTCCGCCTGCGAAACCACGAATCCCAGGGGGCAGCTGGCGTCGGCCCCAGGAAAAATGTACTTGGCCATGAAAAGACCCCAAACGAGGTCCTCGTAGTGCCAGGCGCGTCGTAAACCTGCAATCTGCAGGTAGAAGATGCCATCGTCCTTCAGCATGCTGCGCACTTGCAAAAGGAACTTCTGGAAGTTCTTGATGCCCACGTGCTCCGCCATCTCGAGGCAGGTGATCTTGTCGTACGTGGTGGCAGGAAGATGCCGGTAATCGTCCACGATCACGTTCACGCGGTCGGACAC
Coding sequences within:
- a CDS encoding DUF4160 domain-containing protein gives rise to the protein MPTVLRSGPYRLYFYSHEPDEPPHVHVDRDSRTAKFWIAPVGLALTLGFAARELAKLERQVSENQNTLIEAWDEYFSSEPG
- a CDS encoding DUF2442 domain-containing protein — translated: MNTFLPNPGERIVNVEVDSDSVAAHLADGRIISVPLVWFPRLLHATAEQRANWSISGGGYGIHWADIDEDISAHGLLRGVPAAVPRRQGAA
- a CDS encoding M23 family metallopeptidase — its product is MSKVGRSERTRLESARTEHFFRGLRLPLALPGCKGKGGELLREDDLEVLARNNESGANGLFPIGLYQTWHNGIHLWSARGTPVHALCDGTIVAACLGERSRERNVFGSRGFVLVRHTITCPQPQEEKLWRKPKRLENLTFFALYQHLEGLSGTDELAPWLLHLRPYLLQGKPADGTYVKLNGTTAARKGGKRTIAELRSEPQPYRRGKSEEWAAGKTTLFRAPSGSVAHAREETKGPFRLVRVLGVGNGDPKEGWVSFTSATVQEIPGMASQIQKLVAGGVTPLEIPVFAGEVLGWAGHIQPEHDELRAGSTPSSGIHLEIFGDEAFAKTTADAFTWLADDTDKDVMAELGPTLEKLKDADLVAMLKKLAFDCVEGKLATSPPTRAQFLSEVSASTKAKLRRLATKNTSYWAIDWEAVAARSPAWQQRYRLTQMEMKDANRYSWWRQLLPEAKALGLPPNAVAHHVHPIGFMKHILQRQMPHPVFYAEVGERVRAVHGVDVSDAPWKGGIEVWVHDPGPEGSEDWCLGKVLRYGKRLGLAGNDPPDLYDMLIDGKSVEVKLPAEVKRIWASLWNVEGGLEAVNTYDNQFITFGPFQHAGGTGGDPGELAGVLSLVKEQHPELFHELFTARGLDVKRAGGGEMKTGHFIFDGQKLTSPAAKEALRAFYPAYLLRMAMEHDVFRNSFMAQGLRRMDVIRGWSATLETKNQPIVTVHLAEAYRSELGQALILDAHINRPNVARRWSVAVERAWDRTVPFTKFRPRQERKLVNRFIFERLTSSLNDPFRRTALVLACTTDIDRAYRDELAADLFDAEKNAPEDLKEDLDKAIKLRDSLAEGLNTGTKAQQAKARTDFQKACKAVVALEGRKPYAQRLSDTHPLWPELAAQLDEAIEQLARKRRTPFLTRDRPSTTRDAPPK
- a CDS encoding leucine-rich repeat domain-containing protein: MIQAFFSVFLLLAAGGDAAHSFNDDKAAREAILRTDRERIYEEFKGFLDSEKTKPIAEVFGNVETFEELVWNAAPPNIRRRLEQAFEHHNDLAKSLESGIFFDLDLALKHRGFVRGLMIDAAGKELESLPHLDFLRVFESLSKEPLDLPRLRHLGLDGPNLIEFPDWIWQLDKLEAFEIGGGHTSIPEGIGKLKNLRFLDLSESKRITRLPPSIGELSSLRSLDLEHSAVSELPPEIGKLSNLERLNFYRTPIKTLPPEIGQLRSLRTLIGTFSELTSLPKEVGNLKNLVEIKVGLGEHSMDCPWAELATLPKLESLHCAGRSEPRPSPQWVGRLERYMNGHYMLPSPKQVPRPLDPYEFKEKILRLHAAHNDMDIFKLLLDLSLIPWTTNRDRSLYSDYFHQETTVAVDIFEEELLFLPREKKRLNEVVMQIRLTDDLTSYHALALFYRNAEGVWTFAPRTFTVPPLEKAGPPFRFSFAPTYGSKDPRRGLVGTIRDVTTREFTEEVVALWANPVGLFEDARATLSSPSFEATENGSYRLIINPKSAAIRIRFCPQDKCRTKTLRL